From Haloglomus litoreum, the proteins below share one genomic window:
- a CDS encoding DUF7350 domain-containing protein produces MNRRQFLRAGSAAGILAVAGCTGTDEGDGGSDPTPTPAGGSGETPTQADQDSLPEGVYVQRYAESMAMQGTESEGDYTVGLMYAAPHVFWNVVGSEKQKTPKEDSDSIHLMAVVWDTETNTVLPEVGVSVEIVQGDELVSQEVIYPMLSQRMGFHWGGNFGLAGDGEYTAKVGIGGMSTRRTGAFEGRFGDPATVEVPFAFNEEERSKVTVEELEQYGKRGAVQPMSMGMMPQAYAPAKEDLPGEFLAETTSDDATFLSTQLSGDAASRFDAEQYLAVSARTPYNGIVLPSMAVEATVTRGGETVLDGALTRTLDPELDYHYGAAIESGLEAGDEVELRVPTPPQIARHEGYERAFLQMEPMTFTV; encoded by the coding sequence ATGAACAGACGGCAGTTCCTGCGGGCAGGGAGCGCGGCCGGTATCCTCGCGGTGGCCGGGTGCACCGGCACCGACGAGGGGGACGGTGGCTCGGACCCGACACCGACGCCGGCCGGCGGCAGCGGCGAGACGCCGACGCAGGCCGACCAGGACTCCCTGCCCGAGGGGGTCTACGTCCAGCGCTACGCCGAGAGCATGGCGATGCAGGGGACCGAATCGGAGGGCGACTACACGGTCGGCCTGATGTACGCCGCCCCGCACGTCTTCTGGAACGTCGTCGGGTCGGAGAAGCAGAAGACGCCGAAGGAGGACTCCGACAGCATCCACCTGATGGCCGTCGTCTGGGACACCGAGACGAACACGGTCCTCCCGGAGGTCGGCGTCTCGGTCGAGATCGTGCAGGGCGACGAACTGGTGAGTCAGGAGGTCATCTACCCGATGCTCTCCCAGCGGATGGGGTTCCACTGGGGCGGCAACTTCGGGCTGGCCGGCGACGGGGAGTACACCGCGAAGGTGGGGATCGGCGGGATGAGCACCCGCCGGACGGGCGCCTTCGAGGGCCGATTCGGCGATCCCGCGACGGTGGAGGTCCCGTTCGCGTTCAACGAGGAGGAACGTTCGAAGGTGACCGTCGAGGAACTGGAGCAGTACGGCAAGCGTGGCGCGGTCCAGCCGATGAGCATGGGGATGATGCCGCAGGCGTACGCCCCGGCGAAGGAAGACCTGCCCGGCGAGTTCCTCGCGGAGACGACCAGCGACGACGCCACGTTCCTCTCGACACAGCTCTCGGGCGACGCCGCGAGCCGGTTCGACGCCGAGCAGTACCTCGCCGTCTCCGCCCGAACCCCGTACAACGGCATCGTCCTGCCGTCGATGGCCGTCGAGGCGACCGTCACCCGGGGCGGCGAGACCGTCCTCGACGGCGCGCTGACCCGGACGCTGGATCCCGAGCTGGACTACCACTACGGCGCCGCCATCGAGAGTGGGCTGGAGGCCGGCGACGAGGTCGAGCTACGGGTCCCGACGCCGCCGCAGATCGCACGCCACGAGGGGTACGAGCGGGCGTTCCTCCAGATGGAGCCGATGACGTTCACGGTCTGA